The Agromyces mangrovi genome contains a region encoding:
- a CDS encoding ABC transporter ATP-binding protein: MTDVVEIEGLHKHFGKVRALDGLDLRLAEGQVLGFLGPNGAGKSTTIRVLLGLMRKTSGEARLFGDDPWAHAVRLHRRLAYVPGDVALWPQLTGGQCIDVLTSSGPAVNTERRDALIERFDLDPTKRVRDYSKGNRQKVALVAAFSADADLLVLDEPTSGLDPLMEEVFRETVAERAAAGASVLLSSHILSEVDALCEDVAIIRKGRIVRSGSVAELRSLSRTSVHAVTTTPAPPLDHASVSGLERTPAGDGTELSFSVDPGALDTVLPPLLAAGVSALTVRPPSLDELFLSEYEDA; encoded by the coding sequence ATGACGGACGTGGTCGAGATCGAGGGGCTGCACAAGCATTTCGGGAAGGTGCGGGCGCTCGACGGCCTCGACCTCCGGCTGGCCGAAGGGCAGGTGCTCGGGTTCCTCGGGCCGAACGGCGCGGGAAAGTCCACGACGATCCGCGTGCTGCTCGGGCTGATGCGCAAGACCTCGGGCGAGGCGCGCCTCTTCGGCGACGACCCGTGGGCGCACGCCGTGCGCCTGCACCGCCGGCTCGCCTACGTGCCCGGCGACGTGGCGCTCTGGCCGCAGCTCACCGGCGGGCAGTGCATCGACGTGCTGACCTCGTCGGGCCCCGCCGTCAACACCGAGCGCCGCGACGCGCTGATCGAGCGGTTCGACCTCGACCCGACCAAGCGCGTACGCGACTACTCCAAGGGCAACCGGCAGAAGGTGGCGCTCGTCGCCGCGTTCTCCGCCGACGCCGACCTGCTGGTGCTCGACGAGCCGACCAGCGGGCTCGACCCGCTCATGGAGGAGGTCTTCCGCGAGACCGTCGCGGAGCGCGCCGCCGCAGGGGCATCCGTGCTGCTGTCGAGCCACATCCTGAGCGAGGTCGACGCGCTGTGCGAGGACGTCGCGATCATCCGCAAGGGGAGGATCGTGCGCTCGGGCAGCGTCGCCGAGCTGCGCAGCCTCTCGCGCACGTCGGTGCACGCTGTCACGACGACCCCGGCCCCGCCGCTCGACCACGCGTCGGTCTCGGGTCTCGAGCGCACGCCCGCGGGCGACGGCACCGAGCTGAGCTTCTCGGTCGACCCCGGTGCGCTCGACACGGTGCTGCCGCCCCTGCTCGCCGCGGGGGTGAGCGCACTGACCGTGCGCCCGCCGAGCCTCGACGAGCTCTTCCTCAGCGAGTACGAGGACGCGTGA